From a region of the Danio aesculapii chromosome 4, fDanAes4.1, whole genome shotgun sequence genome:
- the dram1 gene encoding DNA damage-regulated autophagy modulator protein 1, with protein MRRRAFRVRLCVRETRWRHLMIRRTGRRPQPSGEMVWFMEGMCFLPTFLVIWSSSTFIISYIIALYRQDVDVVLPYISDTGATPPESCVFGFMSTITAFAAFATMYAEYKFVQRVHERTGAVPPTLNKVSFGFGIFSCIGMCLVATFQETTVMEVHDFGALLFFICGLVYAVIQSVIGYRAFPYGSSKFMCHLRTFFSTVAILAAIPTIACAVLVGTSKLHWDTDDKDYTRHIVSVACEWITTFSFVFFFLTYIQEFQQFTLKLTVNLKEYSGL; from the exons CCTCAGCCCTCAGGCGAGATGGTTTGGTTTATGGAAGGAATGTGCTTTCTACCAACTTTCCTGGTTATCTGGTCATCGAGCACGTTCATAATCTCGTATATCATCGCCTTGTATCGACAAGATGTGGATGTTGTCCTTCCTTACATCAG TGATACAGGGGCCACTCCACCTGAGAGCTGTGTGTTTGGATTCATGTCGACAATCACGGCATTTGCAG CATTTGCTACTATGTATGCTGAATACAAATTTGTGCAAAGAGTCCATGAGAGAACTGGAGCCGTGCCCCCTACACTGAACAAGGTCTCATTTGGTTTTGGCATCTTTTCTTGCATTGGCATGTGCCTGGTAGCTACATTTCAG GAGACGACAGTGATGGAAGTCCATGATTTTGGTGCACTTTTATTCTTCATTTGCGGGCTTGTGTATGCAGTCATTCAGAGTGTGATCGGATACCGCGCTTTTCCATACGGATCTTCAAAGTTTATGTGCCACTTACGTACGTTTTTTTCCACAGTGGCCATTCTAGCTGCAATACCCA CAATAGCATGTGCTGTTCTTGTCGGGACAAGCAAACTTCACTGGGACACAGATGATAAG GATTACACACGTCATATAGTGAGTGTTGCATGTGAATGGATCACtaccttcagttttgtcttcttCTTTTTAACGTACATCCAAGAGTTCCAG CAATTCACACTGAAACTTACCGTTAACTTGAAAGAGTATTCAGGACTGTGA
- the washc3 gene encoding WASH complex subunit 3, with product MDADGLPIVGSGVDLTKVPAIQQRRIVAFLNQFIVHTVRFLNRFSTVCEEKLSTVSLRIQQIETTLSILEAKLASIPGLEEVTVDGVRAPAETNGPAANTSRATASPAEASQQSQVAPQEPKTEAPAENIMTVAKDPRYTRYLKMVQVGVPVMAIKNKMMMEGLDPNLLDTPDAAVPDASKKGLEEQDDDSSGSESSFSD from the exons ATGGACGCGGACGGTTTGCCCATTGTAGGATCAGGAGTAGATCTGACAAAG GTTCCAGCTATTCAGCAGAGGAGAATCGTGGCTTTCCTCAATCAGTTCATCGTTCACACAGTCAGGTTCCTCAACCGCTTCTCCACAGTTTGTGAGGAG AAACTCTCAACTGTATCACTGCGAATCCAGCAGATTGAGACAACACTAAGCATCTTGGAAGCAAAG TTGGCTTCTATTCCCGGTCTGGAAGAAGTGACAGTGGATGGAGTGAGAGCGCCTGCAGAGACAAATGGCCCTGCAGCAAATACCAGTCGTGCCACAGCTTCCCCTGCCGAG GCATCCCAGCAGTCACAAGTGGCCCCTCAGGAGCCAAAAACAGAggctccagcagaaaatataatGACTGTAGCCAAAGACCCGCGATATACCAGATACCTGAAGATGGTGCAAGTG GGTGTTCCAGTCATGGCCATTAAAAATAAGATGATGATGGAAGGCTTGGACCCCAATTTGCTTGA CACCCCTGATGCAGCAGTTCCAGATGCTAGCAAAAAAGGGTTGGAGGAGCAAGATGATGACAGCTCAGGCAGCGAATCATCATTCAGCGATTGA
- the cwf19l1 gene encoding CWF19-like protein 1 codes for MGDKPLRVLACGDVEGRLNALFNRVNAIQKKSGQFDLLLCVGDFFGSSPEAEAEWAAYKSGAKKAPIHTCILGAASLETVKYFPSSDGCELAENITCLGRRGIFTGASGLQIAYVSGREAHQEPAPSHCFTPKDITALVAPLLSSSKFRGVDILLTSQWPRGVCQYGNSPETDMKFCGVSSIADLADKLKPRYHFAGLEGVHYERLPYRNHVVLQENAQHVSRFIALATVNNPAKKKYLYAFNIIPMKNMDSTELVKQPQDVTENPYRKPMKDGKKERQPASMTDAQEEPASQFFFDLGQKNQQRQHGRKRQSDGDRPNQHKQPRRPPQPTGPCWFCLASPEVEKHLVISIGTHCYMALAKGGLTPDHVLLLPIGHYQSVVDLASEVVEEMEKFKSAFKKFCKSKGKRCVLFERNYRSQHLQLQAVPVPMEKCSTEDIKEAFMTQAEEQQMELMEIPAHTDLKQIAPPGTPYFYVELDTGDKLFYRIKKNFPLQFGREVLASEAVMNIPMRSDWRECKISKEEEEDQAKQVRSDYEPFDFALDD; via the exons ATGGGAGACAAGCCTTTAAGAGT ACTGGCGTGTGGTGACGTTGAAGGAAGATTAAATGCTTTGTTCAACCGGGTGAACGCCATCCAGAAAAAGAGCGGGCAATTTGAT TTGCTGCTGTGTGTTGGTGACTTTTTTGGAAGCTCGCCTGAAGCTGAAGCAGAATGGGCAGCATACAAATCTGGTGCAAAAAAGG CACCCATCCACACTTGTATTCTCGGCGCAGCCAGTCTAGAGActgtcaaatattttccaagttcTGATGGCTGCGAGTTGGCAGAAAATATCACATGTTTGG GTCGAAGGGGCATTTTCACAGGCGCATCAGGTCTTCAGATTGCCTATGTCAGTGGCAGAGAAGCTCATCAGGAACCGGCTCCGTCACACTGCTTTACCCCTAAAGACATTACTGCCCTGGTGGCACCACTGCTGTCCAGCTCCAAATTTCGGGGAGTTGACATTCTCCTGACCTCACAGTGGCCTCGAGGCGTGTGTCAATATGGAAACAGCCCA GAAACAGATATGAAGTTTTGTGGAGTTTCGTCTATCGCAGATCTCGCTGACAAGCTGAAACCTCGCTACCATTTTGCAGGTCTGGAGGGAGTACATTATGAGCGGCTGCCCTACAG GAATCATGTGGTTCTTCAAGAAAATGCTCAGCATGTCAGTAGATTCATCGCACTGGCAACAGTTAATAATCCTGCCAAGAAGAAG tATTTGTATGCATTCAACATTATCCCGATGAAAAACATGGACTCCACAGAGTTAGTCAAACAACCTCAGGATGTCACAGAAAATCCCTACAGGAAACCTATGAAAGATGGGAAGAAAGAAAGACAGCCAGCCTCAATGACTGATGCACAG GAGGAACCAGCATCCCAGTTCTTCTTTGATCTGGGCCAGAAGAATCAACAGCGACAGCATGGCAGGAAGAGACAGTCAGATGGAGACCGGCCAAATCAGCACAAACAGCCTCGAAGACCAC CTCAGCCCACTGGACCCTGCTGGTTCTGCCTTGCAAGTCCAGAAGTTGAGAAGCACTTGGTCATAAGCATCGGAACACAT tgctaCATGGCTCTCGCTAAGGGTGGTCTCACTCCTGACCATGTTCTCCTGCTTCCCATCGGACATTACCAGTCAGTGGTGGATTTGGCGTCAGAGGTAGTGGAAGAGATGGAGAAATTCAAGAGCGCCTTCAAGAAGTTCTGTAAAAGCAAAGGCAAGCGGTGTGTCCTGTTTGAGAGGAACTACCGGAGCCAACACCTTCAGCTACAG GCAGTGCCGGTGCCGATGGAGAAATGCAGCACTGAGGACATCAAAGAGGCCTTCATGACACAAGCTGAAGAGCAGCAGATGGAGCTGATGGAGATTCCAGCTCATACTGACCTCAAACAG ATCGCTCCTCCAGGTACTCCGTACTTCTATGTGGAGCTGGACACAGGCGACAAGCTGTTTTATCGCATCAAGAAGAATTTCCCTTTGCAGTTTGGCAG GGAGGTGTTGGCGAGTGAGGCGGTGATGAACATCCCAATGCGCTCAGACTGGAGAGAGTGTAAAATCAGCAAAGAGGAGGAAGAGGATCAGGCCAAACAAGTACGCTCTGACTACGAGCCCTTCGACTTTGCACTCGATGACTGA